A part of Chroicocephalus ridibundus chromosome 5, bChrRid1.1, whole genome shotgun sequence genomic DNA contains:
- the BST1 gene encoding ADP-ribosyl cyclase/cyclic ADP-ribose hydrolase 2 isoform X2 produces the protein MKSLLLSLLLFSVLFMSSFSEVQGRKWKGEGTTQNLESIAIGRCYDYIRIVNPAVGEKNCSEIWEAFKNAFINKDPCSILPKDYELFINLSLHTIPPNKSLFWENNQLLVNAFAGRGRRYMSLGDTLFGFFADFLNWCGQADSPGLDYESCPTTQECENNAVESFWRMASITYAQQSSGVIHVLLNGSSVGGAYPDPGFFADYEIPNLQKDKISQIVIWVVDDIEGADIDSCGTHTVKILENRLKALGYDVTCTDNYKSVMFLLCLDHPDDSKCTLSSF, from the exons ATGAAGAGCCTTCTTTTGTCTCTCTTACTGTTCTCTGTTCTGTTTATGAGCAGCTTCTCAGAAGTgcagggaagaaaatggaaaggtgAAGGTACAACGCAAAACCTGGAAAGTATTGCCATTGGAAGGTGCTATGACTATATCAGAATTGTGAATCCTGCTGTTGG TGAAAAGAATTGTTCAGAGATAtgggaagcatttaaaaatgcatttattaacAAGGATCCTTGCAGCATTCTACCTAAGGACTATGAATTATTCATCAACCTGTCATTGCACACAATTCCACCTAACAAG TCTCTCTTCTGGGAAAATAATCAGCTGCTAGTCAATGCCTTTGCTGGCAGAGGCCGTCGCTACATGTCTCTGGGTGATACTCTGTTTGGCTTCTTTGCAGATTTTCTGAACTGGTGTGGGCAGGCCGACAGCCCTG GACTGGACTATGAATCCTGCCCTACCACACAGGAATGCGAAAACAACGCGGTGGAGTCTTTCTGGAGGATGGCCTCAATCACT TATGCACAGCAGAGTTCTGGGGTGATACACGTCTTATTGAATGGTTCTTCTGTTGGAGGAGCTTATCCAGACCCAGG TTTTTTTGCAGATTATGAAATACCTAATCTACAGAAAGACAAAATCTCACAAATTGTCATCTGGGTTGTGGATGATATTGAAGGAGCAGATAT AGATTCCTGTGGAACTCATACTGTAAAGATATTAGAAAACAGGCTGAAAGCCCTTGGTTATGATGTCACCTGCACTGACAATTACAA GTCTGTAATGTTCTTACTTTGCCTGGATCACCCTGATGATTCTAAGTGTACCCTTTCATC gtttTAA